GGGCCTTCAATATGTCCACGCTCATATCCGTTTTGTAGAGGCGATGGCCAAGCTTGGAAAAACTGAAGAAGCTTGGGACGGACTGGCTGTGATCAATCCGATCGGTATCCAGAAGGTGGTACCAAACGCTGAGCGAAGACAAAGCAATGCGTACTTCAGCAGTTCGGACGGTAAATTCAATACACGTTATGAAGCACAAGAACGCTTTAAAGATCTTAGAGAGGGGACCGTTCAGGTTAAGGGCGGATGGCGCATTTATTCCAGCGGTCCGGGAATCTTTATGAATCAGCTCATCTCCAGCTGTCTTGGCGTTCGGCAAGAAGGAGATACCCTTGTCATTGACCCTGTTCTGCCTAAAAAATTGGACGGCTTAGTGTTTGATTTTCATGTGAATGGAGTGCCCGTTTCGTTCCACTATGATCTAAGCGGGAAACATGAGAGCGGAGTGTCCGTTAATGGAAATCCCGTTTCTGCTGATCGTTTCTCTAACCGTTACCGAAAAGGCGGTTTTAAGATCAGTAAGAGTGAGCTTGAGGCTGTATATCAACAGGATAAGTCAGTAACAAATATGATTGAGGTCAGGTTGTAACTGCAGGAACCGTGTCCAGTTCGAGTGCTTGTCGGACTTGAACAGGGCGCTTGTGCTTTTCTAATCTAACAGCAATTACCATCAAAATGCGAGAACGATGTATAATAGAGATAACGTTTTCATAGACAGATTGGAGTGTGTCCAGGTGGTCAGTATTAAGGATATTGCAAAACAAGCTGGTGTTTCCATTTCAACAGTATCGTATGCCTTAAATGGAAGCCGGAAAGTCACGCAGGAAACCACCGCTAAAATTTTAGCAATCGCCAAGGAATTGAACTATATTCCTAACGCAGCGGCTCGAACGCTAAAGAAGCGGGAAACAAAAATTGCCGGTGTTTTCTTAACCAATTACAGTGGTGCTTTTTATGGTGAACTGCAGCAAGGGATGCTTGATCAGCTGGCACACCATGGATATGAGCTGATCGTATGCAGCGGCAAGGAATCCCACCGGTTTCTCCCTGAAGGAATGATCGACGGTGCCATTATATTGGACGCCAACTTTTCAAGTGAAGAATTGATCAGTTACGCAGACCGAGGCCATAAACTTGTTGTTCTGGATCGTGAACTGGAGCATGAAAATATCACTCAAGTATTACTCGACAACATAACCGGAGCAAAGCTTGCGATTGAACATGCCGCAGATCAAGGTCATAAGAAGCTGATCATCGTGACAGGCCCTCAAGCGTCCTTTGATTCCGATCAGCGCCTGCAGCAGGCACTGGCCTCGGCTGAAAAGAACGGCCTTGAATGCCATGTCATCCAAGGCGATTTTAACAAACCGACAGGAGAGAAAGCGGCGAGAAAAATCGTTGAATCGTACTCCGGCCCAGTCGCTGTCTTTTGTCTGAACGACGAGATGGCGATCGGCATGTACAATTTCTTGACTAAAACAGAGTACCGCATAGGAAAGCACATTCACATTATCGGTTTTGACAATATTGAAGTCGCACAATATACGCATCCACGTCTAACAACTATTGATTACTCCAAGCGGGAGTGGGGAGCGGCAGGGGCGGAGCAGCTAATCAAACTCATCCGAAAGGAAACAGCAACTTCTAAAAAAATCGGTGTAACTCTTGTAGAGGGAGAGTCTCTCCAAAAGGTTTAATCAGTAAAAAGGGAAGGCAGCCCTGGGGGCTCCTTCCCTTTTGGTATTATTGAAACTTATTAGGAAATTGCTTAATGATTCCGCCGGTTAGTGTATCGGCCATCTTAATGATATGGTCCTCACCAAGATCAAACGCTGAAATGTCGCCGTTCCAATTTTGCTTTAGGCGATTAGTAACTTGATCGGTAACGAATTGGAGATGGATATATAACATCTCCTTTAACGTTTTTTCCGGCCAGTTCGGATTGGCAGAGCTTAAGAATCGTGCGATATCGTCCGCGTTCCTGAACCAGGCGGTGTTGTATTTTTTGAAGTCTGCCTGATTTCCTGTTTTAGCGGCAGCTGTTAATTTTCCTGCAAGAACGATGTGCTCGGTCAGCAACTCGCCCAATTTATTGCCTGCTGCCTCTCCGTAATAAGGTTTGATGGCATTTCCTATGTCCTTTTGGTTCTTTAAGAGCCTCGCCAGAACTTGATCCTGATCCTTTAATCCTGCGATTGCACTGACAATATAGCTTCTTGTCCAGATGGTATGGTCGATCCAGAGCTTTCGCAAGTCTCCCTGAAGTTTAACGGCCGAAACGCTCAGGCACTGCTGCTGGACACGCGGTGCTGTTTTAGCTTGCGCACTTAAAGGTGAAAAGATTAAGCAGGCAGCAAACAGCGGCAGCGAGAATTTTAAAAGGTGTTTTTTCATGCTGTTTTCCTCCTTTAATGGTAGTACTATATTAGTTTTGGAAATAATGGTCATTTTTATGAATGTATCTTGAGTTTCTGACTATAATGGAGTAGTATAAAAGTAATGCTAATCGGAAGGGTGAACAAAGGGCGATGAACAACTAATCTTATTTCATAGAAAAACATTCGTATAAACAATTACGATCATTTTTTTTCTGGATAGGATTAGTACAGCCTTTTGATTCAGCCCAATTGGAAGCATGCCCGAATTGCGCGCATGTTCTCTGTTTTTGCGGCGTAACAAGAGCCTCCTGTCCAGAATGATGGATCAGGAGGTTATTTTTTATGAACGAAACAACATCTCAACCAAAAGTGAGCATGGGTGCATTATTCCAGAACCGGTTTATCCGGACGATATTGCTTTCTGTTTTTTTCCTGCAGATTGGCATTTGGGTAAGGAACTATTCCATCCTGCTGTACGTTATTGAAAAAACAAACGAAAATCCAGTGGCCGTTTCCCTCATCTCGGTAGCGGAATTCGCGCCAATCTTTCTGTTTTCCTTTATTGGGGGGACGTTTGCAGACCGCTGGAGACCGAAGCGGACGATGGTTTGGTGTGATCTTTTAAGTGCAATTTCAGTATTTGTGGTTCTTTTAACCTTGATACTAGGAAGCTGGAAGGTCATTTTCTTTGCAACCCTCGTATCTTCCATTCTTTCTCAGTTTTCACAGCCGTCAGGAATGAAGCTCTTTAAGCTCCATGTCCCGGCAGAACTTGTCCAGATGGGGATGTCGATGTATCAAACGGTATTTGCTCTGTTTATGATTCTTGGACCGATTATCGGTACATTCGTGTATCAGCATTTCGGCATCATGGCAGCGATTGGTGTCATGGGCGTGGCGTTCTTATTATCAGCAGGTACCCTTCTTATGCTGCCTGCAGACCGTGTAGATGATGAAGAAAAAGCAACCACGACATTAATGCAGGAAATGAAGGATGGTTTTCGTTATGTGTTAGGCAGCAAGCCTTTAACCTTGCTTGGGGGCTGTTTTGCAGCTGCCGGGCTCGCGATCGGCCTGACTCAGCCGCTCGGTGTCTTTTTGATAACTGAACGGCTCGGACTTCCTAAAGAACAGCTGCAATGGCTGATGGCGGCCTTTGGAATTGGTATGATTCTTGGTGGAGGATTGACCATTTCCATGTCTAAAAAAATCATGCCGCAGGTGCTATTAGCGATGGGATTGGCGGCAAGCGCGATTGGTTTTATCGGAATGGGATTATCAACTGTATTATGGCTCACACTTGCAGCTCAATTCTTTTCCGGTCTCTTTATGCCATGCATCCATATCGGGATCAATACAATGATTCTGCAAAATACAGAAGAGGCATTCATTGGGCGTGTCAACGGCATCTTAAATCCGCTCTTTATGGGAGCGATGGTGATTACCATGTCGGTCGCAGGCTGGATGAAATCGCACTTATCGATCGTTCTGATCTATGAAGTAGCGGCACTCCTCCTTTTTGTCGGAGTGGCCACCTTGCTGCCGCTTATGAAAAAGAGTGGGGTAAAGCAGGAAATCAGCAGAGAAATATAGAATGGATGAACGCCTGGTTATAGAACCGGGCGTTTTTTTCATACATTAATGTAAGCATTGGTTGAAGGAGAGAGTATATGAAGCAGAAGGGCGATTCTTTATATAAAGTATGGATCTGTTTGTTCGTGTTGACCATTTTCATTGGACTGCTGACCGTCTGGATTGATGTGGCCTGGGTAAAAAAAACCTTATGGTCCGTACTGCTGCTGTTCAGTATGATCGCAGCCACAGCAATGTATCCGGGATCCGGAAATTCTGCCAAAAAACATAAGGACAATGTAACCAGCATTTATGAATTAAAAAAGAAAAAAAGCCGAAGAAAAGGTATGTAGCAGTAAAGGAGTGGAAGCAAAACATGCTTGGAAAAGTAATAGAGTTTGCGAAGAATGAAAAACGGATTCGCGCTGTTATTTTGAATGGTTCCCGTGTAAATCCGAACGCGCCGCCGGATATTTTTCAAGACTACGATGTTCTTTTTGTTACAATAGATGTACCGTACTATATTAAAAACCGAAGCTGGATTTCATCATTCGGTGAAATCATGATCATGCAGACCCCTGATGCCATGGGACGCGGGAGTTAGGGGAAACGAACGAAAAGTTTACGTATCTGATGCAATTTATGGATGGTGAACGCATCGATCTTACTTTTTATCCTGAAGAAAAGGTCCAAGGCATGGTGCATGACTGCTTGAGTAAAGTGCTTCTGGACAAGGACGGGATTTTTCCTGATTTGCCTGAATCAAGTAATCGAGACTACATAACAAAACGTCCTTCAGAAAAAGATTTTTCGGATTGCTGCAATGAGTTCTGGTGGGTGAGTACCTATATTGCCAAAGGATTATGGAGACGTGAACTTCCATATGCCAAAGCGATGTTTGACGGGCCAGTCCGCGATATGATCGTTCTGATGCTGAAATGGCATATTGGAATGAGGCACGACTTTTCGGTAGACTCGGGAAAGCACGGCAAGTATTTCAAGTTCTTGCTTAAGCGTGAGATGTATGATCAGTTCGTGAAAACCTATCCTGACGGTGAGTATGAGAATATGTGGGAAGCCCTTTTCGTGATAGGCAGCCTTTTCCGGAAGGCAGCATTTGAACTTGCAGACTGCTTGGGATTCAGTTATCCCTATGAGGACGACCAAAAAGTAACCGCACATTTAAAATATATCCGTCACCTGTCTGCAGATAGGGACAGGATGTATAGAAACTGAAACGATAAAAATATAAACAAAGAGGGTGTACGTATTGTCCAACACTGCCAATGGTACAAGCCAGCTACGAGCAAACCGGAATGATTTACGTGCTGACTGTGAGAATTGCTTCGGATTGTGCTGTACGGCACTGCCTTTTGCTGCATCGGCAGATTTCCCAGTCGATAAAGACGGTGGGGTTCCTTGCTCCAATTTAACACTGGATTTTAAATGCTCGATTCATCAAAATTTAAGACAGGATGGATTCAGAGGCTGTTCGGTATATGACTGTTTTGGAGCGGGGCAAAAGGTTTCAAAAGTAACATTCGAGGGCAAAGACTGGCGAACAGATTCAGTCAGAGCAGATCTGATGTGTGCCGTCTTTCCTAAAATGCAGCAGCTTCAAGAAATGCTTTGGTATTTGGATGAAGCACTGACATTGGAGACCTCGCTTCCAATTCGTGATGATCTGAGATCAGTGTTCAGTAAGACAGAACGTCTTACGCTGCTTGATCCTAAGGATATTGTTGAACTGGATATACCGGCACACCGGGCAGTTGTTAATGCTCTTCTTTTAAAAGTCAGTGAATTGTATCGAAAGCATATTCACTCCCGACATCATAAGAAAAGCTTTGGCCGGGGAGCGGACTTTATGGGAGCTGCTTTACGAAAAGCAGATTTTAGAGGAGTCAGCTTAAGAGGGGCTTATTTTATTGCTTCCGATCTGAGAGAAGCCGATCTTAGGGGGGCAGACCTTATCGGAGCAGATTTTCGGGATGCTGATCTTAGAGGCGCTGATCTGACGGGAAGCATTTTCCTCACCCAAGCCCAAGTGAATGCAGCAAAAGGTGATGCCCGGACAAAGCTGCCGCGGCTTCTCACAAAGCCAGCACATTGGGTGCATGCAAGCCGAAAAATTTAAACATTCTGAAAAGGTGTGGTAGAACTGTAGTTAAGAGGTGATAGCATGCACTATAAAAAATTGGGCAGGACAGGATTGGATGTATCGTCGATTTGTTTAGGAACGATGGCATTTGGCAGGTGGATTGACGAGGAGGCATCGCATTCCATCATAGCCAGCGCACTGGAACAGGGCATCAACTTTATTGATACGGCCAATTATTATGGAAAAGGCCAGGATACGGAGATCCCCTATGGAACAGGAGAGTCTGAAGAAATTATCGGACGGGCACTGAAGGGAAAAAGAGAGAACGTCGTCTTAGCAACAAAAGTGGGCATCCGAATGGGCCATGGCAAGAATGAATCCGGTCTATCGCGAGGTCATATAATGAAGGAAGTAGATCGATCTCTGAGCCGCCTGCAAACCGATTACATCGATTTGTACCAGGTTCACTTTTTTGACAACAGCACACCATTGGAAGAGACGCTTCGAACACTTGATGATCTCGTACGAAGCGGTAAAGTGCGATATATCGGCTGTTCAAATTATGCCGCCTGGCAGATCATGAAATCACATGGAATTAGTGAAAAAATGAATCTGGAGAAATACGTTTCTGTGCAGCCGCAATATAATCTGCTGTCCAGAGAGATCGAACAGGAGCTGCTGCCGTTTTGTGAGTCTGAAGAGGTCGGCGTGATGGTATACAGCCCATTGGGCAGAGGGATGTTATCCGGTAAATATAAGAATGCTGATGATGTTCCTGAAGAAAGCCGGGCGGCAAAGGGAGAGCGGCTCATTCAAAATTATTTCACTCCCAAAAATTTTGAACTTGTCAGCCAGTATCGCCAACTGGCTGAGAAAAACGAGGTGAGCCTCTCTCAGTTCGCTCTTTCCTGGGTTTTAAATCAGCCTGAAGTCACTTCAGCCATCGTTGGGGCAAGCAAAGTGCATCATGTCACAGATGCTGTAAAGATCAGCGATTGGCGATGGAGTGAAGAGTTGCTGCAGAATGTGAATGAAATAGTAGTTTAAGAGGTTCACACCGTTCAAAAGCAGAAGGGATCAGCAGATGATGAAATTTGGGATCAGCGTGTGTACTCATTATTAAAGCCGGATTGGATAAAGGGAAGTAATTAAGTCTTGGGGACGGGCCGCTGGTCTGTCTTTTTTTAGTTTAATATGTGAAGTTCATCACATACTCCTGCAAGTAAATCCATTACAATCAAGGGGTACTAAGAGAGCAGGAACAAAGCGTGTGTTGAGCAGGCAGACTAATATTCGGGAGGAATGCGTTATGGCTAAACGCTACAAACATGTACTGGTTGGATTGGATGGTTCTGAAGCTTCAGAAAAGGCTTTTAAACGGGCAGTAGAAATGGTGCTCGAACATGAAGCAGAAACATTAACACTAGCACATGTCGTGGATACAAGAAGTTTCTCAGCTTACGACTGGTATACAGCTATGGCTGAAAAAGCACAAGAATACGGCGATGAACTGTTAACCGATTTTGCACATAAAGCAGAAAACGCCGGGGTACCGCACGTAAACAAAGTAATGGAGCTGGGTTCACCGAAAGTGACGCTTGCTAAATCCATTGCTCCCGACGTTAAAGCCGACCTTATAGTTTGTGGAGCGACGGGTATGAATGCGGTAGACAGGGTGTTCATGGGAAGTGTATCTGAGCATACGACTCGCTATGCGAGATGCGATGTGCTGATCGTAAGAAATGATCAATAATGGAGGAATTCTAATGAAAGCTGCTGTAGTAAATGAATTTAAACAATCCTTAGAAGTAAAAGATATGCCACCCGTAATCGAACACGGGGAAGTTCTTGTTAAGATTAAAGCATGCGGCGTCTGTCATACCGATCTGCATGCCGCTCATGGCGACTGGCCTGTTAAGCCGAAGCTGCCTCTTATTCCGGGCCATGAGGGTGTTGGTGTGATTGAACAAGTAGGCCCTGGCGTTCACCATCTGAAAGTTGGAGATCGTGTAGGTATTCCATGGCTGTATTCAGCATGCGGACATTGTGAGTATTGTTTGAGCGGTCAGGAAACACTCTGTAAAGATCAGAAGAATGCCGGTTATTCAGTAGATGGCGGTTATGCTCAATATTGCAAAGCAGATGCTGATTATGTGATTAAAGTACCAGAATCTTTATCTTTTGAAGAAGTTGCACCCATTTTTTGTGCAGGTGTTACCACCTATAAAGCTTTAAAAGTAAGTGAAGCTAAACCTGGTGATTGGGTAGCGATATTCGGAGTCGGGGGTCTTGGCCATGTAGCCGTCCAATATGCTAAAGCCATGGGATTTCATATTGTGGCAGTGGATACGAGCGATGATAAATTAGAACTTGCAAAGGATTTAGGAGCTGAACTTACTGTAAATGCAGTTAAAGAGGATACTGCAGCCATCATTCAAAAACAACTGGAAGGTGTCAAGGCCTCTATTTGTACCGCTGTATCGAAAACGGCCTTTAGCCAAGCCTATCAGTCTGTTAAACGAGGAGGAACTCTCGTTGCGGTTGGCCTTCCGCCGGAAGAATTGCCGATTCCTATTTTTGATACAGTCTTAAATGGAGTTAAAGTGGTCGGTTCCATCGTTGGAACACGCAAAGATCTTCAAGAAGCGCTGCAATTTGCAGCAGAGGGAAAAGTTAAAACCATGATTGAAGTACAGCCGCTTGAAAAAATCAATGAAGTTTTTGAGCGAATGGAAAACGGAACGATTAATGGCAGAATCGTTCTAAAAATAGATTGATTGTAAAGAGGGCAGATTTAAAGTCTGTCCTCT
This genomic stretch from Fictibacillus marinisediminis harbors:
- a CDS encoding LacI family DNA-binding transcriptional regulator; this encodes MVSIKDIAKQAGVSISTVSYALNGSRKVTQETTAKILAIAKELNYIPNAAARTLKKRETKIAGVFLTNYSGAFYGELQQGMLDQLAHHGYELIVCSGKESHRFLPEGMIDGAIILDANFSSEELISYADRGHKLVVLDRELEHENITQVLLDNITGAKLAIEHAADQGHKKLIIVTGPQASFDSDQRLQQALASAEKNGLECHVIQGDFNKPTGEKAARKIVESYSGPVAVFCLNDEMAIGMYNFLTKTEYRIGKHIHIIGFDNIEVAQYTHPRLTTIDYSKREWGAAGAEQLIKLIRKETATSKKIGVTLVEGESLQKV
- a CDS encoding glycosyltransferase; the encoded protein is MKKHLLKFSLPLFAACLIFSPLSAQAKTAPRVQQQCLSVSAVKLQGDLRKLWIDHTIWTRSYIVSAIAGLKDQDQVLARLLKNQKDIGNAIKPYYGEAAGNKLGELLTEHIVLAGKLTAAAKTGNQADFKKYNTAWFRNADDIARFLSSANPNWPEKTLKEMLYIHLQFVTDQVTNRLKQNWNGDISAFDLGEDHIIKMADTLTGGIIKQFPNKFQ
- a CDS encoding MFS transporter, encoding MNETTSQPKVSMGALFQNRFIRTILLSVFFLQIGIWVRNYSILLYVIEKTNENPVAVSLISVAEFAPIFLFSFIGGTFADRWRPKRTMVWCDLLSAISVFVVLLTLILGSWKVIFFATLVSSILSQFSQPSGMKLFKLHVPAELVQMGMSMYQTVFALFMILGPIIGTFVYQHFGIMAAIGVMGVAFLLSAGTLLMLPADRVDDEEKATTTLMQEMKDGFRYVLGSKPLTLLGGCFAAAGLAIGLTQPLGVFLITERLGLPKEQLQWLMAAFGIGMILGGGLTISMSKKIMPQVLLAMGLAASAIGFIGMGLSTVLWLTLAAQFFSGLFMPCIHIGINTMILQNTEEAFIGRVNGILNPLFMGAMVITMSVAGWMKSHLSIVLIYEVAALLLFVGVATLLPLMKKSGVKQEISREI
- a CDS encoding pentapeptide repeat-containing protein — protein: MSNTANGTSQLRANRNDLRADCENCFGLCCTALPFAASADFPVDKDGGVPCSNLTLDFKCSIHQNLRQDGFRGCSVYDCFGAGQKVSKVTFEGKDWRTDSVRADLMCAVFPKMQQLQEMLWYLDEALTLETSLPIRDDLRSVFSKTERLTLLDPKDIVELDIPAHRAVVNALLLKVSELYRKHIHSRHHKKSFGRGADFMGAALRKADFRGVSLRGAYFIASDLREADLRGADLIGADFRDADLRGADLTGSIFLTQAQVNAAKGDARTKLPRLLTKPAHWVHASRKI
- a CDS encoding aldo/keto reductase, encoding MHYKKLGRTGLDVSSICLGTMAFGRWIDEEASHSIIASALEQGINFIDTANYYGKGQDTEIPYGTGESEEIIGRALKGKRENVVLATKVGIRMGHGKNESGLSRGHIMKEVDRSLSRLQTDYIDLYQVHFFDNSTPLEETLRTLDDLVRSGKVRYIGCSNYAAWQIMKSHGISEKMNLEKYVSVQPQYNLLSREIEQELLPFCESEEVGVMVYSPLGRGMLSGKYKNADDVPEESRAAKGERLIQNYFTPKNFELVSQYRQLAEKNEVSLSQFALSWVLNQPEVTSAIVGASKVHHVTDAVKISDWRWSEELLQNVNEIVV
- a CDS encoding universal stress protein; amino-acid sequence: MAKRYKHVLVGLDGSEASEKAFKRAVEMVLEHEAETLTLAHVVDTRSFSAYDWYTAMAEKAQEYGDELLTDFAHKAENAGVPHVNKVMELGSPKVTLAKSIAPDVKADLIVCGATGMNAVDRVFMGSVSEHTTRYARCDVLIVRNDQ
- the adhP gene encoding alcohol dehydrogenase AdhP encodes the protein MKAAVVNEFKQSLEVKDMPPVIEHGEVLVKIKACGVCHTDLHAAHGDWPVKPKLPLIPGHEGVGVIEQVGPGVHHLKVGDRVGIPWLYSACGHCEYCLSGQETLCKDQKNAGYSVDGGYAQYCKADADYVIKVPESLSFEEVAPIFCAGVTTYKALKVSEAKPGDWVAIFGVGGLGHVAVQYAKAMGFHIVAVDTSDDKLELAKDLGAELTVNAVKEDTAAIIQKQLEGVKASICTAVSKTAFSQAYQSVKRGGTLVAVGLPPEELPIPIFDTVLNGVKVVGSIVGTRKDLQEALQFAAEGKVKTMIEVQPLEKINEVFERMENGTINGRIVLKID